In a genomic window of Tripterygium wilfordii isolate XIE 37 chromosome 8, ASM1340144v1, whole genome shotgun sequence:
- the LOC120003509 gene encoding uncharacterized protein LOC120003509 — MYYWMYNLWHQNVHEFFIEQQMEIVLDALPDDWDSVCRALKQRISTLDFNSLVESILLERESQLRAKGIRRTGRSARYLEPAARFIPWYEEFELGGPSDEDVDNISDDPDYVPGM, encoded by the coding sequence ATGTACTATTGGATGTACAATTTATGGCATCAGAATGTTCATGAGTTCTTCATTGAGCAACAAATGGAAATTGTGCTTGATGCTCTACCGGATGATTGGGATTCAGTCTGTCGTGCTTTGAAGCAAAGGATTAGCACTTTAGACTTTAATTCTCTCGTTGAGAGCATTCTGCTAGAGAGGGAAAGTCAATTGAGGGCTAAGGGCATACGTCGGACAGGACGAAGCGCTAGGTACTTGGAACCTGCAGCTCGATTCATTCCGTGGTATGAGGAGTTTGAGCTTGGTGGACCTAGTGATGAGGATGTTGACAACATTAGTGATGATCCTGATTATGTACCTGGCATGTGA